One Amycolatopsis sp. NBC_00355 genomic window carries:
- the cydD gene encoding thiol reductant ABC exporter subunit CydD, whose translation MRPLDPRLLRHASAVRPFVLACAALGGLTALLVLAQAELLAKTITWAFLGGAALRNLLVPVGMLLLVVLARSGIAWLSETTAHRAAARALSQLRETVIGAALRIGPRQADRSPAEVASLATHGVDRLEGYFARYLPQLLIASVVPLVVGVRILLADWVAAVIVGLTVPLIPLFMILIGLYTQRDVRRQWKTLSLLGNHFLDLVAGLAELTAFGRARAQLRSLREITEKYRTQTLKTLRVAFLSALALELLATLSVAVVAVSIGLRLLAGDLDLHTALVVLILAPEVYLPLRAVGARFHDSAEGLAAAEEIIALADTPAGDTGTATVPDLTRVALRCEDVTVEGRSGPILDGFSLRVPPGEVVGVTGPSGAGKSTLLDVLLGWRRPDSGRVLAGDTDLADVGRATWHRHIAWVPQQPHLVAGTVAENIRLGSPDASDDEVLAAADVAALDVALDTTVGELGAGLSTGQRRRVALARAVLLDRPLILLDEPTEGVDAETEAAILDRLPKVLAGRTAVIISHHPAVLAGCDRVVTLGGSASAVAPSPDAVPASAAPARPVALAPAVDLSTVEGSRSKWRPLLDAVRPHRWRLALACLAATAALGCGVALTATSSWLIASAALHPPVLSLMVAIVAVRTFGLAKGVLRYIERLLSHDVALRALTELRVRVWAQLVRIGPARTARLRRGDLLNRLVSDVDSQQDVLVRGLVPGIATFAVLAGTAVTLGVLLPGAGLAAAVGLFAAGVLAPLVAALTARRAQRDTARLRTDLVAGTVELLQASADLIAHDAAGRRHARLRALDAALTASARRSAVRRGLGSGIATLGVGLTSSACLALGIVAVRAGTIPGPALAVLALLPLATAELVAGLPEAAQRLLGAGHAAGRLADLDALPAPQTEPAAAEPVPAGGELAAEHLSVRWPDARRDAVQDVDLRIGHGRRLTLTGRSGAGKSTVLAALMRYLDPSAGRVTLDGADTRRYPGGAVRDRIAWCGPEAHLFDSTLRENLRLARPNATDNELRSALALARLGSWLNRLPDGLDTALGTHGTPVSGGERQRIGVARALLSDRPILLLDEPTAHLDAPTAAALAADVLASTEGRSTLVVTHRPADFANLPTVDLTAARSVAAA comes from the coding sequence GTGAGGCCCCTCGACCCGCGGCTGCTCCGCCACGCGAGCGCGGTCCGGCCGTTCGTCCTCGCCTGCGCCGCCCTGGGCGGGCTGACCGCGCTGCTGGTGCTCGCCCAGGCGGAGCTGCTGGCGAAGACGATCACGTGGGCCTTCCTCGGCGGCGCCGCCCTGCGGAACCTGCTGGTCCCGGTCGGCATGCTGCTCCTGGTGGTGCTCGCCCGGTCCGGAATCGCCTGGCTGTCGGAGACGACCGCGCACCGCGCCGCCGCGCGGGCGCTCTCCCAGCTGCGGGAGACCGTCATCGGGGCGGCGCTGCGGATCGGGCCCCGGCAGGCGGACCGCTCCCCCGCCGAGGTCGCGTCCTTGGCGACGCACGGCGTCGACCGGCTGGAGGGCTACTTCGCGCGGTACCTGCCGCAGCTGCTGATCGCCTCGGTCGTGCCGCTGGTGGTCGGGGTGCGGATCCTGCTCGCCGACTGGGTGGCCGCGGTGATCGTCGGCCTCACCGTGCCCCTGATCCCGCTCTTCATGATCCTCATCGGCCTCTACACCCAGCGCGACGTCCGGCGGCAGTGGAAGACGCTTTCGTTGCTGGGCAACCACTTCCTCGACCTGGTCGCCGGGCTGGCCGAGCTGACCGCGTTCGGCCGGGCCCGCGCCCAGCTGCGCTCGCTGCGGGAGATCACCGAGAAGTACCGCACGCAGACCCTGAAGACGCTGCGCGTCGCGTTCCTGTCCGCGCTCGCCCTCGAGCTGCTGGCGACGCTGTCGGTCGCGGTCGTCGCCGTCTCGATCGGCCTGCGGCTGCTCGCCGGCGACCTCGACCTGCACACCGCGCTCGTCGTGCTGATCCTCGCGCCCGAGGTCTACCTGCCGCTGCGCGCGGTCGGCGCCCGGTTCCACGACAGCGCCGAAGGCCTGGCCGCGGCCGAGGAGATCATCGCGCTCGCCGACACGCCCGCCGGCGACACCGGCACCGCCACCGTTCCCGACCTGACCCGGGTGGCCCTGCGCTGCGAGGACGTCACCGTCGAGGGCCGGTCCGGGCCGATCCTGGACGGGTTCAGCCTGCGCGTGCCGCCCGGCGAGGTGGTCGGGGTGACCGGGCCGAGCGGGGCGGGCAAGTCGACGCTGCTCGACGTCCTGCTCGGCTGGCGGCGGCCCGATTCCGGGCGGGTACTGGCCGGCGACACCGATCTCGCCGACGTCGGCCGCGCGACCTGGCACCGGCACATCGCCTGGGTTCCGCAGCAGCCGCACCTGGTCGCCGGGACCGTGGCGGAAAACATCCGGCTGGGTTCTCCGGACGCGTCCGACGACGAGGTCCTCGCGGCCGCCGACGTCGCCGCCCTCGACGTCGCCCTGGACACCACGGTCGGCGAGCTGGGCGCCGGGCTGTCCACCGGCCAGCGCCGCCGGGTCGCGCTCGCCCGCGCGGTTCTGCTGGACCGGCCGCTCATCCTGCTCGACGAGCCCACCGAAGGCGTCGACGCCGAGACCGAGGCCGCCATCCTGGACCGGCTGCCCAAGGTCCTCGCCGGGCGGACCGCGGTGATCATCAGCCACCACCCCGCGGTGCTGGCCGGGTGCGACCGGGTCGTCACCCTCGGCGGCTCGGCTTCGGCCGTGGCTCCTTCACCGGACGCGGTCCCGGCGTCGGCCGCACCGGCTCGCCCGGTCGCCCTCGCACCCGCTGTCGACTTGTCCACTGTGGAGGGTTCACGGTCGAAGTGGCGGCCGCTGCTGGACGCCGTGCGCCCGCACCGGTGGCGCCTCGCCCTCGCCTGCCTCGCCGCCACGGCCGCCCTCGGCTGCGGGGTCGCGCTGACGGCGACGTCGTCGTGGCTGATCGCCAGTGCCGCGCTGCACCCGCCGGTACTGAGCCTGATGGTGGCCATCGTCGCGGTGCGCACGTTCGGCCTGGCCAAGGGCGTCCTGCGGTACATCGAAAGGCTGCTGTCCCACGACGTCGCCCTGCGCGCGCTGACCGAACTTCGGGTACGGGTGTGGGCTCAGCTGGTCCGGATCGGCCCGGCCCGCACGGCCCGGCTGCGCCGCGGTGACCTCCTGAACCGGCTGGTGTCCGATGTGGACAGCCAGCAGGACGTCCTGGTCCGCGGCCTGGTGCCGGGGATCGCGACGTTCGCGGTCCTCGCCGGGACCGCGGTCACCCTCGGCGTGCTCCTGCCCGGCGCCGGTCTTGCGGCCGCCGTCGGCCTGTTCGCCGCCGGGGTGCTCGCGCCGCTCGTCGCCGCCCTGACAGCCCGGCGAGCCCAGCGCGACACCGCGCGGCTGCGCACGGACCTGGTCGCGGGCACCGTCGAGCTGCTGCAGGCGTCGGCCGACCTGATCGCGCACGACGCCGCGGGCCGTCGCCACGCTCGCCTGCGTGCCCTCGACGCCGCGCTGACCGCGTCGGCTCGCCGGTCCGCGGTGCGGCGTGGGCTCGGCTCCGGGATCGCGACGCTCGGGGTCGGCCTGACTTCCTCGGCCTGCCTCGCACTCGGCATCGTGGCGGTGCGCGCGGGCACGATCCCCGGTCCCGCGCTGGCCGTGCTGGCGCTGCTGCCGCTCGCGACCGCCGAACTGGTGGCCGGTCTGCCGGAGGCGGCCCAGCGGCTGCTCGGAGCCGGGCACGCGGCGGGCCGGCTCGCGGACCTGGACGCCCTCCCGGCCCCGCAGACCGAGCCCGCGGCCGCCGAACCGGTGCCCGCCGGCGGCGAGCTCGCGGCCGAGCACCTGTCGGTCCGCTGGCCGGACGCCCGCCGGGACGCGGTCCAGGACGTGGACCTGCGGATCGGCCACGGCCGCCGGCTGACGCTGACCGGCCGGTCCGGCGCGGGCAAGAGCACGGTGCTCGCGGCGCTGATGCGCTACCTCGATCCCTCGGCCGGGCGCGTGACACTCGACGGCGCCGACACCCGGCGCTACCCCGGCGGCGCGGTGCGGGACCGGATCGCGTGGTGCGGCCCGGAAGCGCACCTGTTCGACAGCACCCTGCGCGAGAACCTGCGCCTGGCCCGCCCCAACGCCACGGACAACGAGCTCCGTTCCGCTCTCGCCCTCGCTCGCCTGGGCTCGTGGCTCAACCGCCTGCCCGACGGCCTGGACACCGCGCTGGGCACCCACGGCACCCCGGTGTCCGGCGGCGAGCGCCAGCGCATCGGCGTGGCCAGGGCGCTGCTCTCGGACCGCCCGATCCTGCTGCTGGACGAGCCGACGGCCCACCTGGACGCCCCCACGGCGGCGGCCTTGGCGGCCGACGTCCTGGCCTCAACCGAAGGCCGCTCGACGCTGGTGGTCACCCATCGGCCGGCGGACTTCGCGAACCTGCCCACGGTCGACCTGACGGCGGCTCGTTCGGTCGCCGCGGCTTGA
- the cydB gene encoding cytochrome d ubiquinol oxidase subunit II: MALTDIWFLLIAVLWTGYFVLEGFDFGVGMLLRILGRDDTDRRVLINTIGPVWDGNEVWLLVAGGATFAAFPLWYSSLFSGFYLALLLVLVALILRGVAFEFRGKIDSPRWRNVWDWIIVFASAGPALLWGVAFGNIVHGVPLDAKHHFTGTFFTLLNPYALLGGLATLTLFAFHGAVFLTLKTTGEIRGRARSLSRVLGGAAIVFGGVFLGYTAIEHGGWSWLTSLIAALLLAAGVLFAAGDRDGFAFASTAGAIVAVTVTLFWSLYPNVLPSTSDPAFGLTTTNASSTHYTLQIMTWVAVAFTPIVLAYQAWTYWVFRKRLGRDSIPAGGGLPAGRR, encoded by the coding sequence ATGGCCCTCACCGACATCTGGTTCCTGCTCATCGCGGTCCTGTGGACCGGCTACTTCGTCCTCGAAGGTTTCGACTTCGGCGTCGGCATGCTGCTGCGGATCCTCGGCCGCGACGACACCGATCGCCGCGTGCTGATCAACACGATCGGCCCGGTCTGGGACGGCAACGAGGTCTGGCTGCTCGTCGCCGGCGGCGCCACCTTCGCCGCGTTCCCGCTCTGGTACTCGAGCCTGTTCTCCGGGTTCTACCTGGCGCTGCTGCTGGTGCTGGTGGCGCTCATCCTGCGCGGGGTGGCGTTCGAGTTCCGCGGCAAGATCGACAGCCCTCGCTGGCGCAACGTCTGGGACTGGATCATCGTCTTCGCCTCGGCCGGGCCGGCGCTGCTGTGGGGTGTCGCGTTCGGCAACATCGTGCACGGCGTCCCGCTCGACGCGAAGCACCACTTCACCGGCACGTTCTTCACCCTGCTCAACCCGTACGCGCTGCTCGGCGGGCTGGCCACGCTCACGCTGTTCGCCTTCCACGGCGCGGTCTTCCTGACGCTGAAGACGACCGGCGAGATCCGCGGCCGGGCCCGGTCGCTGAGCCGCGTGCTCGGCGGCGCGGCGATCGTGTTCGGCGGCGTCTTCCTCGGCTACACCGCGATCGAGCACGGCGGCTGGTCCTGGCTGACGTCGCTGATCGCCGCGCTGCTGCTGGCCGCGGGCGTGCTGTTCGCCGCCGGTGACCGCGACGGGTTCGCCTTCGCGAGCACGGCCGGCGCGATCGTCGCCGTCACCGTGACGCTGTTCTGGTCGCTGTACCCGAACGTGCTGCCTTCGACGTCCGACCCCGCGTTCGGCCTGACCACGACGAACGCGTCTTCGACGCACTACACGCTGCAGATCATGACCTGGGTCGCCGTCGCGTTCACCCCGATCGTGCTGGCCTACCAGGCCTGGACGTACTGGGTGTTCCGCAAGCGCCTCGGCCGGGACTCGATCCCGGCCGGCGGCGGGCTCCCCGCGGGCCGGCGGTGA
- a CDS encoding cytochrome ubiquinol oxidase subunit I — translation MSTLDLARWQFGITTVYHFIFVPLTIGLSFLVAGMQTAWVRTGNDKYRRMTKFWGKLFLINFAMGVATGIVQEFQFGMNWSDYSTFVGDIFGAPLAIEGLLAFFLESTFLGLWIFGWDKLPKKLHLATIWIAATGTLLSAYFILAANSWMQHPVGSVVNPATGRAELKDFGAVLTNSTAVGAFAHTITACFLTGGVFVVGISSWQLRKNRNADVFRPSMKLALVTVLIASLGVIVTGDLQARLMTEQQPMKMAAAEALYDTVAPASFSLFTIGSLDGSQEKFSIRVPGVLSFMATGTFDGKVEGINNLQAAEQQAYGPGEYRPDVPVTYWTFRLMIGFGFLCLLLSAVGLWLFRRGRTPRARWFFPAATAAIALPFLANSVGWIFTEMGRQPWSVFGVLKTADSVSPTVPASSVLTSLIVFTLLYGVLAVVDGVLMVRYAKAGPPPPEAPRDETDSDEPRPAAFAY, via the coding sequence ATGAGCACCCTGGACCTGGCGCGGTGGCAGTTCGGGATCACCACCGTGTACCACTTCATCTTCGTCCCGTTGACCATCGGGCTGTCCTTCCTGGTCGCCGGGATGCAGACGGCGTGGGTGCGCACCGGCAACGACAAGTACCGCCGGATGACGAAGTTCTGGGGGAAACTGTTCCTCATCAACTTCGCCATGGGCGTGGCGACCGGGATCGTGCAGGAGTTCCAGTTCGGGATGAACTGGTCGGACTACAGCACGTTCGTCGGCGACATCTTCGGCGCGCCGCTGGCCATCGAAGGGCTGCTCGCGTTCTTCCTCGAGTCGACGTTCCTCGGCCTGTGGATCTTCGGCTGGGACAAGCTCCCGAAGAAGCTCCACCTCGCGACGATCTGGATCGCCGCGACCGGCACGCTGCTTTCGGCGTACTTCATCCTCGCCGCCAACTCCTGGATGCAGCACCCGGTCGGCTCGGTGGTCAACCCGGCCACCGGCCGCGCGGAGCTCAAGGACTTCGGTGCCGTGCTCACCAACTCGACCGCCGTCGGCGCGTTCGCCCACACCATCACGGCCTGCTTCCTCACCGGCGGCGTTTTCGTGGTCGGGATCAGCTCGTGGCAGCTGCGCAAGAACCGCAACGCCGACGTGTTCCGGCCGTCGATGAAGCTCGCGCTGGTCACCGTCCTGATCGCGAGCCTTGGCGTCATCGTCACCGGTGACCTGCAGGCCCGGCTGATGACCGAGCAGCAGCCGATGAAGATGGCCGCCGCCGAGGCGCTCTACGACACCGTCGCGCCCGCGTCGTTCTCGCTGTTCACCATCGGCTCGCTCGACGGCTCGCAGGAAAAGTTCTCCATCCGCGTCCCCGGGGTGCTCTCGTTCATGGCCACCGGCACCTTCGACGGCAAGGTCGAGGGCATCAACAACCTCCAGGCCGCCGAACAGCAGGCCTACGGCCCCGGCGAGTACCGGCCGGACGTCCCCGTCACCTACTGGACGTTCCGCCTGATGATCGGCTTCGGCTTCCTCTGCCTGCTGCTCTCGGCGGTCGGTCTGTGGCTGTTCCGCCGCGGCCGCACCCCGCGCGCCAGGTGGTTCTTCCCGGCCGCCACCGCGGCGATCGCCCTGCCGTTCCTGGCCAACAGCGTCGGCTGGATCTTCACCGAAATGGGCCGTCAGCCGTGGTCGGTGTTCGGCGTGCTCAAGACCGCCGACTCGGTGTCGCCCACGGTGCCCGCGAGCAGCGTGCTGACCTCGCTGATCGTCTTCACCTTGCTCTACGGCGTGCTCGCGGTCGTCGACGGCGTCCTGATGGTCCGCTACGCCAAGGCCGGTCCCCCACCGCCCGAGGCACCCAGGGACGAAACCGATTCCGACGAGCCGCGGCCCGCGGCCTTCGCCTACTAA
- a CDS encoding response regulator transcription factor, giving the protein MLRVFLVDDHEVVRRGVADMLDEDEELTVIGQAGSVSQALARIPALNPDVAVLDVRLPDGNGIELARELRSKLPELKILMLTSYTDEQAMLDAVMAGASGFVIKDIKGMDLVSAVKDVGAGKSLLDAHAAAALMGKLRDSQAKKGPLSDLTDQERKLLELIGEGLTNRQISERMFLAEKTVKNYVSRLLTKLGMERRTQAAVLATELRQQGN; this is encoded by the coding sequence ATGCTCCGCGTGTTTCTCGTCGACGACCACGAGGTCGTCCGTCGTGGAGTCGCCGACATGCTGGACGAGGACGAGGAGCTGACGGTGATCGGCCAGGCCGGCAGCGTCTCGCAGGCCCTCGCCCGGATTCCGGCCCTCAACCCCGATGTCGCCGTGCTCGACGTGCGGCTGCCCGACGGCAACGGCATCGAGCTGGCCCGCGAGCTGCGCTCGAAGCTGCCGGAGCTCAAGATCCTGATGCTGACGTCCTACACCGACGAGCAGGCGATGCTCGACGCGGTGATGGCCGGCGCGAGCGGGTTCGTCATCAAGGACATCAAGGGCATGGACCTGGTCTCGGCCGTGAAGGACGTCGGCGCGGGCAAGTCCCTGCTCGACGCGCACGCGGCGGCCGCCCTGATGGGGAAGCTGCGCGACAGCCAGGCCAAGAAGGGCCCGCTGTCGGACCTGACGGACCAGGAGCGCAAGCTTCTCGAGCTGATCGGCGAGGGCCTGACCAACCGGCAGATCTCCGAGCGGATGTTCCTGGCCGAGAAGACCGTCAAGAACTACGTCTCGCGCCTGCTGACCAAGCTGGGCATGGAGCGGCGCACCCAGGCCGCTGTCCTCGCCACGGAGCTTCGCCAGCAGGGGAACTAA
- a CDS encoding Acg family FMN-binding oxidoreductase: MTPPITSVGLLDPDQVKSVLGAAVLAPSTHNTQPWRFRCTPAGLELHADPDRALPVADADRRELLLSCGAALFNLRTAIHALGAHPATTLLPRRDDPTLLAVVRPFSARKPDQRLVRLADAIPRRHTNRTPFDAAVIPDAVVAELRHAAEVEQAWLPRLDPTQLEQLRELVHKGHQAQVSDPAFLAEWRHWTARSRDSRDGVPEYAAGAMPSADGGWILRDFGSSRRGRVDDSEPVVVVIGSFDDRKADRIRAGQAMQRVLLTATAAGFDASFISQPVEVPAARAELRTLLGGGLWPQIVLRLGHGAPVPWTPRRSLDDVLLEPDRLSA; the protein is encoded by the coding sequence ATGACACCACCCATCACCTCGGTCGGCCTGCTCGACCCCGATCAGGTGAAGTCCGTGCTCGGCGCGGCGGTGCTCGCGCCGTCGACGCACAACACCCAGCCGTGGCGGTTCCGCTGCACACCGGCGGGCCTCGAGCTGCACGCCGATCCGGACCGCGCGCTGCCGGTGGCCGACGCCGACCGGCGGGAGCTGCTGCTCTCGTGCGGCGCCGCGCTGTTCAACCTGCGCACGGCGATCCACGCGCTGGGCGCGCACCCGGCCACGACGTTGCTGCCCCGGCGGGACGACCCGACCCTGCTCGCCGTGGTCCGGCCGTTTTCGGCCCGCAAGCCGGACCAGCGGCTCGTCCGGCTGGCCGACGCCATCCCCCGCCGCCACACCAACCGCACCCCGTTCGACGCGGCCGTCATCCCGGACGCGGTGGTCGCCGAGCTGCGCCACGCCGCCGAGGTCGAGCAGGCCTGGCTGCCCCGGCTGGACCCGACGCAGCTCGAGCAGCTTCGTGAACTGGTGCACAAGGGCCACCAGGCCCAGGTGTCGGACCCCGCGTTCCTCGCCGAGTGGCGGCACTGGACCGCGCGCTCCCGGGACAGCCGCGACGGCGTCCCCGAGTACGCCGCCGGCGCGATGCCCTCGGCGGACGGCGGCTGGATCCTGCGCGACTTCGGCTCAAGCCGGCGCGGCCGGGTCGACGACTCCGAGCCCGTCGTCGTGGTCATCGGTTCGTTCGACGACCGGAAGGCCGACCGGATCCGCGCGGGTCAAGCGATGCAACGCGTCCTTCTCACGGCGACGGCAGCGGGCTTCGACGCGTCGTTCATCTCGCAGCCGGTCGAGGTCCCCGCGGCGCGGGCGGAACTGCGCACGCTGCTCGGCGGCGGGCTGTGGCCGCAGATCGTGCTGCGCCTCGGGCACGGCGCGCCAGTGCCGTGGACGCCGCGCCGGTCGCTGGACGACGTCTTGCTGGAGCCGGATCGCCTGAGCGCTTAG
- a CDS encoding GAF domain-containing protein, with protein sequence MAGTLSGLRLREVLRDLQDRIELLIGTRDKMDGLLDAVLAVASGLELDATLRRIVQAAIELGEAKYGALGVLAEDGSLSEFIYLGIDDEARRLIGHLPEGHGVLGVVIDEAKPLRLEEISAHPASVGFPAHHPPMHSFLGVPVRVRDEVFGRLYLTEKKNGEPFTDDDEVVVQALAAAAGIAIENAHLYEQARVRQQWLAATSEVTTELLGGTDPAEALNIIASRALELTGSDVTMLALPNSGRLDVDEDWGDDVDDLTVTVCAGARAAELSGLHIALDGSVPGAVYRDRTPRSVPELALREFGFGPALVVPLRAGDRTTGVLITVREPGAGSFESAQLSVVASFADQAALALQLAAQQRAARELDVLGDRDRIARDLHDHVIQRLFAVGLSMQSTQRRTKSPELQKRLGDSIQQMHEIVQEIRTAIFDLHGGAAGETRLRHRLHDAIAELTDDAPVHPTISMSGPIDTVPTQLAEHVEAVVREAVSNAVRHAEASTLSVSVAVKDEQLRIVVVDDGKGIPADVSPSGLGNLGERAEAVSGRFALEPGPGGGVKLEWSAPLR encoded by the coding sequence ATGGCGGGGACGCTCTCCGGCCTGCGGCTGCGGGAGGTACTGCGTGACCTGCAGGACCGGATCGAGCTGCTGATCGGCACCCGCGACAAGATGGACGGCCTGCTCGACGCGGTGCTGGCCGTCGCGTCCGGGCTGGAGCTGGACGCGACGCTGCGGCGCATCGTGCAGGCCGCGATCGAGCTCGGCGAGGCCAAGTACGGCGCGCTCGGTGTGCTCGCCGAAGACGGGTCCCTGTCGGAGTTCATCTACCTCGGCATCGACGACGAAGCCCGCCGCCTGATCGGTCACCTGCCGGAGGGCCACGGCGTCCTCGGCGTGGTCATCGACGAGGCGAAACCGTTGCGGCTGGAGGAGATTTCGGCCCACCCGGCGTCGGTCGGGTTCCCCGCTCATCACCCGCCGATGCACTCGTTCCTCGGGGTGCCGGTCCGGGTGCGCGACGAGGTGTTCGGCCGGCTGTACCTGACCGAGAAGAAGAACGGCGAGCCGTTCACCGACGACGACGAGGTCGTCGTGCAGGCGCTGGCCGCCGCGGCCGGCATCGCCATCGAGAACGCGCACCTCTACGAGCAGGCGCGGGTGCGGCAGCAGTGGCTGGCCGCGACCAGCGAGGTGACGACCGAGCTGCTGGGCGGCACGGACCCGGCCGAGGCGCTCAACATCATCGCGAGCCGCGCGCTCGAGCTGACCGGCTCCGACGTCACCATGCTGGCCCTGCCGAACTCCGGACGCCTCGACGTCGACGAGGACTGGGGCGACGACGTCGACGACCTCACCGTCACCGTCTGCGCCGGGGCCCGGGCGGCCGAGCTGTCGGGCCTGCACATCGCCCTCGACGGCAGCGTGCCCGGCGCGGTCTACCGGGACCGGACGCCCCGCAGCGTGCCGGAGCTGGCCCTGCGGGAGTTCGGCTTCGGGCCGGCCCTGGTGGTGCCGCTGCGCGCCGGCGACCGCACGACCGGCGTGCTCATCACCGTCCGGGAACCCGGCGCGGGGTCGTTCGAGTCGGCCCAGCTGTCGGTCGTGGCCTCTTTCGCCGACCAGGCCGCGCTGGCCCTGCAGCTGGCGGCGCAGCAGCGGGCCGCCCGTGAGCTGGACGTGCTCGGCGACCGCGACCGGATCGCCCGCGACCTGCACGACCACGTCATCCAGCGGCTGTTCGCGGTCGGCCTGTCGATGCAGAGCACCCAGCGGCGGACGAAGTCGCCGGAGCTGCAGAAGCGGCTCGGGGACAGCATCCAGCAGATGCACGAGATCGTGCAGGAGATCCGGACGGCCATCTTCGACCTGCACGGCGGCGCGGCGGGGGAGACCCGGCTGCGGCACCGCCTGCACGACGCGATCGCCGAGCTCACCGACGACGCGCCGGTGCACCCGACGATCAGCATGTCCGGCCCGATCGACACGGTGCCCACCCAGCTGGCCGAGCACGTCGAGGCTGTGGTGCGCGAAGCGGTCAGCAACGCGGTCCGGCACGCGGAGGCCTCGACGCTGTCGGTGTCGGTCGCGGTCAAGGACGAACAGCTGCGCATCGTCGTGGTCGACGACGGCAAGGGGATCCCCGCCGACGTCTCGCCGAGCGGGCTCGGCAACCTGGGCGAACGCGCGGAGGCGGTGAGCGGCCGGTTCGCCCTCGAGCCCGGTCCCGGGGGCGGTGTGAAGCTGGAGTGGTCCGCGCCGCTGCGCTGA
- a CDS encoding dsRBD fold-containing protein, whose product MDQPAETWSLDVAVEHGPDRTRAQIVLRTPEGHEFSGVGLAHRSGPARIAGYLALGRAMSDLTEELVEAATTELEAEAGGRWRT is encoded by the coding sequence ATGGACCAGCCTGCGGAAACCTGGAGCCTCGACGTCGCGGTCGAGCACGGGCCGGACCGGACCCGGGCGCAGATCGTGCTGCGCACCCCGGAAGGGCACGAGTTCTCCGGCGTCGGCCTCGCCCACCGGAGCGGACCCGCGCGGATCGCGGGCTACCTCGCGCTGGGCCGCGCCATGTCGGACCTCACGGAGGAGCTGGTCGAGGCGGCGACCACCGAACTGGAAGCCGAGGCCGGCGGCAGGTGGCGTACCTGA
- a CDS encoding Hsp20/alpha crystallin family protein, giving the protein MTALVPGSRLALPSIAAWLDNPWPFAEHNPMRIEESTEDGKYLVRAELPGFDPEKHISVTTHNGLLTIAAEREAKEIAEGRSEFYYGTFSRTVSLPAGADPAKVKAAYTDGILEISMPVSDHPRDKHVKIQVTKD; this is encoded by the coding sequence ATGACTGCCTTGGTGCCGGGTTCACGCCTGGCGTTGCCGAGCATCGCGGCGTGGCTGGACAACCCCTGGCCGTTCGCCGAGCACAACCCCATGCGGATCGAGGAGTCCACAGAGGACGGAAAGTACCTCGTCCGCGCGGAGCTGCCCGGCTTCGACCCGGAGAAGCACATCTCCGTGACGACGCACAACGGTCTGCTGACCATCGCCGCCGAGCGGGAGGCGAAGGAGATCGCGGAGGGCCGCAGCGAGTTCTACTACGGCACCTTCAGCCGCACGGTCAGCCTGCCGGCCGGGGCCGACCCGGCGAAGGTCAAGGCCGCCTACACCGACGGCATCCTCGAGATCTCGATGCCGGTCTCGGACCACCCGCGTGACAAGCACGTGAAGATCCAGGTCACCAAGGACTAG